The Plectropomus leopardus isolate mb chromosome 2, YSFRI_Pleo_2.0, whole genome shotgun sequence genome has a window encoding:
- the LOC121954002 gene encoding twist-related protein 2-like: MREEVSCTNSPEGGLGASEEELERGSKKTLQAGNRKRSPYPKKDSLGQAEESSTGSPNSLLPSGPKKVKKSPSTVVSLAPTSLGPRLEQPFEDLHSQRVIANVRERQRTQSLNDAFASLRKIIPTLPSDKLSKIQILKLASRYIDFLYQVLQSDEMDAKLASCNYLAHERLSYAFSVWRMEGAWAMSTSH, from the coding sequence ATGAGAGAAGAGGTGTCCTGCACCAATTCCCCTGAAGGAGGTCTGGGGGCCAGTGAAGAGGAACTGGAAAGAGGATCGAAGAAGACCCTCCAAGCGGGAAATCGAAAACGCTCCCCCTACCCTAAGAAGGACAGCCTCGGTCAGGCGGAGGAGAGCAGCACCGGCAGCCCCAACAGCCTGCTGCCATCCGGGCCAAAGAAGGTGAAGAAGAGCCCTTCCACTGTTGTGTCATTGGCTCCAACATCGCTGGGCCCCAGGCTGGAACAGCCCTTCGAGGACCTCCACTCTCAACGCGTCATTGCCAACGTGCGGGAGCGTCAACGCACTCAGTCGCTGAACGATGCCTTCGCATCTCTACGCAAAATCATCCCCACGCTACCTTCAGACAAGCTGAGCAAGATTCAGATCCTTAAGCTGGCCTCGCGCTACATCGACTTCCTCTACCAGGTGCTGCAGAGCGACGAGATGGACGCCAAGCTGGCCAGCTGCAACTACCTGGCCCACGAAAGACTGAGCTACGCCTTTTCTGTCTGGAGGATGGAGGGAGCCTGGGCCATGTCCACCAGCCACTAG